A window of Candidatus Poribacteria bacterium genomic DNA:
TGGTTCCCGAGAACCTTCAGGACCTCGTCTTGATCCAGAGCAGGTCGCATTCAAAGATGGCGCAGCCACAATTCCGGACCGCGAGACCTTCAAAAAACTCTCATATCAGGGCACGGATGTCCGTATTGATACGCAACTGACCGGAATTGAATTTGTAAAGTTTCAGATTGAGAGGACACATACAGAAAATCCGCAGCTTTATTTCATGAACACGGTGACCCATCGCTCCCATGGCAGCTTCATGGGGGCTGCGGGTTTGGGACGCGGGCAAGGACAGATGCGCGGTGTGCTGAGTTATCGTCCACTTTTCACTTCTCCGAATGGTGAACCCGGTGTTTATACCTTTGAATTTAATCCAAACGATGCCTTCCCGTTTGAGGAAATTAAGCTTGCTCACGATCTGCTCGTTGCTAAAATGCCGATACTGAAAAATCGCCTCGGCTATTGTCCGTTATGGGGAGCCATCGGTATTTATAATCGTGAAAAAGCACTCTATGACGCAGCGGAATTCCCTGTCTATTTTGAAGATGACCTTTACGCCAACATCGGCTACCTTCCGCTGAATCAGGCAGCGTCATTCGGTCGGCTACGTGTATTGGCGGTGGATGAACGTCCTACAGTTCGGGATATTGTCATCTGCAAAACGTTGCCAAACGAGATGCCGCGTGTCGCTGGGGTTATCACGGGTGTCCAGCAGACGCCGCTTTCGCATGTTAACCTTCGTGCTATTCAGGACAAAGTTCCGAACGCCTTCATCGCTGAGGCATGGAAAAGCGCAAGGATTGCACCACTCATTGGCAAGTACGTCTACTATAAAGTGAACGCAGACGGTTTTGAAATTCGGGAGGCAACACTCAAGGAAGTGGATAGCCATTTTGCCGATTTACGTCCCCCGAAAGCGCAGAAACCGGAGCGCAACCTCTCTCTTAGGGAGATTCTACCGCTTGATAATATCCGCTTCACAGATTCATCTGGCTTTGGTGTCAAGACCGCTAACGTAGCAACACTCCGCACATTTGGATTTCCAGAAGTCACGGTGCCGAACGGATTTGGTGTTCCCTTCTACTTCTATGACGAATTCATGAAGCACAACGGTTTCTATGAGGAGCTTGAGAGTTTGCTCAAAGATCCAACGTTTCAAAGTGGACAAGACACAAAAGTCGCAGAGTTGAAGAAGTTGCGGGCAGAGATTAGGAAGGGCGAAATGCCGGCGTGGATGATGGAGGCACTTTCGGAATTGCAAAGCGCATTTCCAGAAGGGACATCTCTCCGGTGCCGCTCCAGCACAAACAACGAAGACTTACCTGGTTTTAGCGGTGCAGGTTTATACGATTCCTTCACACATAACTCGGACGAAGGGCATCTATCAAAGTCGATTAAGCAAGTGTTTGCAAGCCTCTGGAACTTCCGGGCATTTGAGGCGCGTGATTTCTATCGGATCGACCATTTTACTACAACTATGGCGGTGCTTGTCCATCCTAATTTTGCAAACGAATTGGCGAATGGCGTTGCTGTAACCGATGATGTTGTCTATCAAACAATAGGGAATTACTATCTCAACACGCAGGTCGGTGAGGACCTCGTGACAAATCCTGAAGAGCAATCCGTTCCGGAAGAGATTTTATTGGATTGGTGGGACAGTAGTAACTATAGGGTTGTGAAAACTTCCAATCGCACAGTAGACAACGAACGCATTTTGACGGATGCCTACCTACGTGAACTGAGTCGTTATCTTGGTATGATACACAATAAGTTCAGTCAGCTCTATGGACCCGTTGGGCGGACGAAGGATTTCGCTATGGAGATTGAGTTCAAGATTACGAGCGACGGGAAACTCTCGATCAAACAAGCGAGACCATGGGGATATTAACGGCAAGGGCGCGATCTTCCAACCGCGCCCATTGTATGTCCGATTCGATAATCACAGCATCGAGTTTGGGAACCTCACCCTCGGTGCCAAGTGTGCATAGTAATGCTAATTCGTTTTCTTAATTTTTCCCCAGACCGTAAGAAATCTATTTAGGACTGTTACACTCAGACCGCTCGGAACGAATTGCTCAACAGTTGGAAGAATCGCGGGCCCCAATCCTTCTGCAACGCCTCCGACAGCATAGATTTTATTCGCAATAGTGCCAATGCCTAAGAAAACCCTCGCCGTTGGCATCTCGGGGGCTTCTGTCCATGTGTCATTATCAGGATCGTATATTTCAACGTTCGTTAGCCCGGGACCTTGCACAACAGATGTCCCTCCAACGGCGTAAATTTTTCCGTTCACAACGCCCACTGCCAAAGCGGTTCGGGGTGTTGGCATATCTGCTTTCTCTGTCCATGTATCCGTTGCAGGATCATATTCTTGAACCGTTTCGAGTACAGGACCTTGCACCGCAGGTGTCCCGCCGATGAGGTATATTTTTCCATCAATGCTTGTAGCAGCCATTCCTGAAACCGGTGTTGGCATATCTGCCTTTTTGCTCCATGTATCAGCTGCTGGATCATATTCTTCAACGGTCGGCAGTATAGGTCCAACATTTTGTGCGACACCCCCAATTGCGTAAATTTTACCGTCTACGGCAGTCGCGGTAAAAAAGGAGCGGGGTGTTGGCATATCCGCTTTTTGGGTCCATATATCGGTTGCTGGGTTATATTCTTCAACGCTTCCGAGGGCTGGAGCTTGCGCGCTCCACCCACCGATAGCGTAGATCTTCCCACCAACGACGCAAGTTACAACACCGGCACGTGCCGCTGGCAGAGGTGCCTTCTGAACCCATTTGTCCGCATCTGGGTCATAAGCATCAACAAAGTCAACGGGTTCAGCGAGCATTCCACCGATAGTGTAAAGTTGGTTGTCAACAGTGGATACGGCGAAAAACAGTCTCGGAATTGGCATGTCTGCTTTTTGATTCCAGTTTTCAGCTGTAGCATTATGTATCAAATAGAAAGTGAGTGAGATAGCCAATAGCCATCCCCAATTAAAAAACAAAGATCCGTTTGATTTTATTTTAAATTTTCTTTTCATTGAAAATCTCCATATTATAGTAAAACCTACAATTAATTAGACATTATGGAAGGGCAAGGTTCCAAACCTCGCCAGCGATGGTAAAGTGTTTTGTGTTTTCCAAAGTGCCCTTTTATTTTTGGATTTTACTTTAGTTTGAAAGGTACTAAGGATGCCACCAGTACGTAAGTTTCCCGACAACCGTCCAACCGAGGCGTTTGATGCCACCATCACGGGTATCGTAACTCTGGTCGAAGACGAGGTAAAAATCGCTACCGGGACGATAGATGTAGTTCACCAGAAAATTGGCGGAGAGCACATCCGTATCCGTACTCCATTGTGTAAACAGCTTCGTGAAAAGTATTGTTGAGAAGGAGTAGCTGACACGTCCGCCGAAAGCGTTGGCATCGAATTCTTCACCGGGTAGCGTGATGCGGTTAAATTCGATGAACGGTTCTATACTAAGCTTGGCGTTGGGTCTAGCGGTTGCGTCTATTGAAAAGCCTCGTCTCGTACCGCTATAAAACTCACCGAATTCCACTTGCAATTGTCCAGAAATCATCCGACTGCTGCTGGTCCGACCTGATACCTGAAACGAAGTAAAATTGTAATCACCTTCTGGAATTTCCTCCCCTTGAAGATTGAACCCTACATCCAAATTTTCGGTTGTATTCTTGACTTCAAACCCGATGTCGTCTCCGGTTTCAAATTCAAATTGGGTCTCGAAGGTTATCTCCTGAGTTTCCAATTCGTTTGCTTGTGTCAGCACGAGATCGATTTCCGGTCCGATCTGAATTTCGCGGATGCCAAATTTGTCGGGCCAAGGTGTATAACTTCCTCCACCGCGAAAACGACGCACATCTCTCCGTTGAATATAACCGACTTCCGGATTGAAATCCTCGCCGATGTCTGTGTATGAGGTATCGAGTCGAAACAGATTCGTGCGCCAATCGCCCCCAATAAAGAAGGCGTTGCTGTTTCCAGAGACATCTGCTTCAAAGGTGCGAGACCATAATCCCTCAATATTAATCTCGCGCGTGGGACGGTAAGAAAAGTCAAGTCCTGCCGTACGGTTATATGCATCAGCGTCTTGCTTATTGATAAGGATCCCACCAACAGTTGACCCTGCTAAGATGTCTCGGTTCACTCGCACCACTGAGTAGTTCGTGCGCGGTTCACTAAACATGTCTTGTTCGGGAATGCCTATTTCTTCCTCTTCAAATGTGTTTGTCAACACGTTCAGGATTCCTATACCGTAGGGTCCGATTTTCCCTGTCATTTTTCCACCACCGAGAATCGGAATTGCGCGCCCTTCCGCAAGCCCAATCTGACGGCTATAAAAGAGCAATAGTGGAGGCGGTCGACGGAAACTTGGGCGTGGAATCCCGACATCGAAAATACTGGCACCTTCCAAGAAGAACGGGCGCTGTTCTGGGAAAAAGAGGTCGAAACGTGTGAGGTTCACCTGCTCCTGATCTGCTTCTACTTGTGCAAAATCGGTGTTAAAAGTTAAGTCAGCGGTTAGATTCGGGGTTACACCGTATTTAAGGTCCAAACCGGCATCAAATACTCCGTCAGTTTCCTCCATTGAGGATTCATAACTCGCGCCGGGTAAAACATAAGGGAGCAATTCCAGATGTCTTGAGGGCGAAATTCCCTCTAATCCTTCAAGCGTGCCGAAGTAGGCGGTTCGATATTTTGCCAGTCCACCATAAGTTTTGGGTGCTTCATTCCATGCTGCAATTTCTCGTTTTCGTGCGATTTCGCGCCCGAAATTTAATCCCCAATTCATCACGTCGCTTTGTTCAAAACGGAGTTGACTGAACGGAATTGCGATTTCCACTGTCCAATTGTCTTCATTGATTCTACAACGGCATTCCCAAACAATATCCCAACTTGTGTTGAGACTCCCGCCACTGTTGGAGACCGCTGTGTCTTCCATCCCACCCACTGGGGTGAATCGAAAGAAAACGGCGTTCCGTCGGTCATTGTAAGTGTCCAGCAGCAGAAAACCGTAATCGTTGGAACGCAAGCCGGAGGAGTCCCGGCGCATGTCGTTCGCGACAATCTTGTCCATCTCATCAAAAAAAACGAATCCAAAGTACAACTTTTTGTCATCGTAAAGAATGCGTATTTCGGACTGTTCTGTGGCGGGATCGCCTTGGTCAGGTTGGATCTGGTATAGCTGCCGGATCGGTTCTACACTTTGCCAAACGGATTCGTCAAGCACCCCATCCACTTTGATTTCCTCAGAAGTCCGGTGGGCTGACATGCGCGGTAGCTCGCGTTCGGTCTGCGCATCGACTCTGATGGAAACGGATAGAATACACACCCACAATAGTGTTAAAATTCCTACCTTTCTCCAACATTGTTGAAATTCAAAATCAGTGATAAAGTGTGACATCATAGATAAATACCTCCCTTTTAGCAGCTTCCGTGAGGTGAGCCATAAACGCCGCCATCAGTTCATTCTTTTTCCATCAACGGCGATAGATGCTAACCTCCATGCCATCGCGCCTACCGGGTCGCCGCCGACTCTCAAACCAGTGTGTTTCGGAATCGTACTGTGAGCGAACATGTTCTAAGTAATCTGCCATCTGCTCTGCTCTACCGACGTTGTCAGCGACGAGCGTTGCTGGATTCGTTAGCCGGGATTCAATGGCTTGGAAACAGGAATAGTAGCCATCTTTGTTATTGTCAAGAAACAGAAAATCGACAGGTTCTTGGATGGTTTTGAGAACTTCTGCGGCATCTCCGATACGGGAATCCACAAGATCTGCCACACCTGCGCTTTCAAAATTTGCGCGTGCTCGCTGTGCGTTGGCATCCTCTATTTCCACTGTTATCAAACGTCCTGTGCCTAAAGTTTTCAGTACGCGTAATATCCACAGTCCAGAATAACCGATGGCAGTTCCGCATTCTACAATTAGGGAGGGTTTTGCCTCTTCAACACAACTCGCGAGTAGTTTTGCCTTGTCGGGTCCGAGCATCGGCACTCGTTCTGCGCGACACTGTTCTTCGACTTCTTCTAAAACTTGATCTAACATTATGGGATCTCCGTATTATCCGCGTCTTGCGGACCAGCGATGTGATAATCAAGCAATTCGAGCATTACTTTGTGATGATCGGCGGAAGCATAGTGTTCCAAGAGCGTTTTGGGACCGTGATTCAAAGCGAAAATACCGTAGTCATTTCCGTTAGGCGATCGGGTAATGGTATGGATATGGTCCAAACCACCACCTTCGTTATTGAATTCGATCCAGACAGCAGGATTAAAAACGCGGTAGTAAATCGGATCGTTAGAAGTCATACCACCGATCCAAACGAAATAGGTATCGTCAAGTCCGGCATTGATATCAGCCATCCAGAGGTCGGCAAACTCGGCTTCAAGATTATAGACATAGGTTTTGATGATATCCCGAAGTTTCTCTTTTTGGAGGTCATTCATCTCTGATGCCTTCAAACCTACTCCTACAAAATCGGAATAGTCGTAATTCAGAAAAGGGTCTGTCGTTCTGCCAGCACCCACTCGGAGTCCGCGACGACCTGTTTGAGTCACTTTCTCTCTTTGACTTACGTCAAGGCTATTAAGTAAGGCGAAGGCTTTGCCTCTTTCATCCCCAAGTACTTCAATACCGCTGATAACTGCCGGTCGAGTTCCAATGAGGTTAGGAACGATAGAAACGGCATCACCGTGCACTAAAAAGTTGAGTGCCAAATGATGTCCATCCAATTGGAAACCCCATGAACCGTCCGTCTCAGGATTTCCAAATAAGGCGATATGGTAAGGGTTTGATGCCCAGAAACCGGAATTGATATTGCTGAGATCTGTTTCAGCATCTTTTGTAATGAGAGAGATTTTGGTATAACCGTCGTCACTCAAGAATACGTTTAGAACTTCATAGAAGCGTGTCAATTGATCTATAGACAACTCACCGAAACGGATACCTCCGCGATCTTCATCCCTACCTGGCGGTAAATTAGTCCAAGAATAGGATTCCTTATGTCCGAGTGGATAAGATGCTGCGTCAAGGAGTTCGTCGCTCAACGATGCGCGGAAGTTCTTCATGACAGTAGCCAAATTTACAATTGACGGATTGGTAGAGATTTCGGCGATTCCGTCTGTCTTTTCTGCTTCAACGGTGGGCGCATCGAAAATGTTGAGTGTAAGTGCGGCTGTAATCGAGGCGGTGAGTACAATAAATGTGATTAAAATTTTGTGTAACATGAAGATCCCTTTGGGGGAATTGCCCCGCACATTATCGGTTGTCAGTTATTGGTTATCAGTCAAAGGCGAGTCTGTTCAATCAGAGGCAGCTTTAACTGAACATTGATAACCATCAAAGTGGAAACTTTTCATTAATCAACATGAGCGGGACTTCGTCCGCGAACACCCGATATGCCCGACTGATAAATGTCTTACCTTCGAGATGTTCAACAGCAGAGGGTAGATCGGTCAAGGTTTCTGTCCCACACCAGAGCAGTTCACGCCGAGTTTCTAAACCACTGCACCGTAAAAGTCCACCGAGTCCCTGTTTGTCGGATTCTAACCCGTCCAAAAGCGACTGTGGCAGACGTTGTGGTACAATTAGCGAGTCTGCATAGACATGAATTATCGGAGATGGTTCGTCCCGCGGGTGGGTTTGAAGAATGACTTGTCGTGAAATGATTTCTTCACCGGCGGGTAGTTGAAGCCAAGTGTGTTCGGTAGATAATGTCTGTTTTGTTTGTTGTAGCAGCACGACTTCTATTGGAACAAGTGTGTAACCTTCGATGAATCGTGTAACTGTTCCGTCTGTAACGAGCAAGCCGCGTTGGAAGGGTGTGAGACGTGCGAAGTTGATTTCTTTTATTTCTTTGGGTTTAGCATCTTGTGCAACAAATAATGCTTTCATACGCGTATTAATGAAATTGCCCGAATGCTCATTGAGGTTTATTTTCATACTCGAAATCTCTTTCTTTTGTGGTAGAAGCTCGTTGCTCAAAAATGACATGCAATTATTGAGGTTTGTTATGCAATTTAGACATATTAGTTTGATAAAGGTTCGTGAATATAAGACGGCTATAAGATTGACAAACGAATTATGAAGATGTATACTATGGATAAAGTTACATCTCAATGAGGTAAACGTTATGGTTCGTGATAATGTTTACGTTCAGAAAGCAATAGCCGGTGATGAGGCGTTCGGTGAATTGATCAAACGTCATCGTCTAAAGATTTATGAGGTTGTCATCACCCTTTTACTCTTCAGCAACTTCGCGGCAATCGCAGAAGAACACCCTTTATCTCTCAGTAGACATTTCGCCGCACAAGGCAATTACGATGCTGCCATCACCGAGTATAAACGTTTTCTCTTTTTCCACCCAGACGATGCACGTGTTGGCGAGGTATATTACAACATCGGGCTTGCCTATAGAGCACAGGAATTGTGGTCGGAAGCAATCACTGGTCTCCAGACGGCAATACATCTCGCCGCGAATAGCGAAGCGAAATCAGAATACCAACTGGAACTCGCTGTGACGTTGATCGCCGCGCAGGACTATGATCTTGCGCGGTTGGAATCGATTAAGGTCATGATGCGTTCCCCTTCCATAGGGCTGTATCGGCGTGCGCTTTTCTTGCAGGGTGTTGCCTGTATCTATCAGTTCAAATGG
This region includes:
- a CDS encoding tetratricopeptide repeat protein, with product MVRDNVYVQKAIAGDEAFGELIKRHRLKIYEVVITLLLFSNFAAIAEEHPLSLSRHFAAQGNYDAAITEYKRFLFFHPDDARVGEVYYNIGLAYRAQELWSEAITGLQTAIHLAANSEAKSEYQLELAVTLIAAQDYDLARLESIKVMMRSPSIGLYRRALFLQGVACIYQFKWEEAREALQTYTTDEGLQALFDDALNMPQKSVRVAKVLSQILPGMGQIYVGNWRDGLNALVLNGALGFLTVDAVLDGHYVDAALWGTFIFWRYYQGNTFRAEQVVEQFNLRASRQMADSLLQRLQEIIGTP
- a CDS encoding DUF3500 domain-containing protein, with translation MLHKILITFIVLTASITAALTLNIFDAPTVEAEKTDGIAEISTNPSIVNLATVMKNFRASLSDELLDAASYPLGHKESYSWTNLPPGRDEDRGGIRFGELSIDQLTRFYEVLNVFLSDDGYTKISLITKDAETDLSNINSGFWASNPYHIALFGNPETDGSWGFQLDGHHLALNFLVHGDAVSIVPNLIGTRPAVISGIEVLGDERGKAFALLNSLDVSQREKVTQTGRRGLRVGAGRTTDPFLNYDYSDFVGVGLKASEMNDLQKEKLRDIIKTYVYNLEAEFADLWMADINAGLDDTYFVWIGGMTSNDPIYYRVFNPAVWIEFNNEGGGLDHIHTITRSPNGNDYGIFALNHGPKTLLEHYASADHHKVMLELLDYHIAGPQDADNTEIP
- a CDS encoding CmcI family methyltransferase translates to MLDQVLEEVEEQCRAERVPMLGPDKAKLLASCVEEAKPSLIVECGTAIGYSGLWILRVLKTLGTGRLITVEIEDANAQRARANFESAGVADLVDSRIGDAAEVLKTIQEPVDFLFLDNNKDGYYSCFQAIESRLTNPATLVADNVGRAEQMADYLEHVRSQYDSETHWFESRRRPGRRDGMEVSIYRR
- a CDS encoding chorismate pyruvate-lyase family protein — translated: MKINLNEHSGNFINTRMKALFVAQDAKPKEIKEINFARLTPFQRGLLVTDGTVTRFIEGYTLVPIEVVLLQQTKQTLSTEHTWLQLPAGEEIISRQVILQTHPRDEPSPIIHVYADSLIVPQRLPQSLLDGLESDKQGLGGLLRCSGLETRRELLWCGTETLTDLPSAVEHLEGKTFISRAYRVFADEVPLMLINEKFPL
- a CDS encoding DUF5916 domain-containing protein, with the protein product MMSHFITDFEFQQCWRKVGILTLLWVCILSVSIRVDAQTERELPRMSAHRTSEEIKVDGVLDESVWQSVEPIRQLYQIQPDQGDPATEQSEIRILYDDKKLYFGFVFFDEMDKIVANDMRRDSSGLRSNDYGFLLLDTYNDRRNAVFFRFTPVGGMEDTAVSNSGGSLNTSWDIVWECRCRINEDNWTVEIAIPFSQLRFEQSDVMNWGLNFGREIARKREIAAWNEAPKTYGGLAKYRTAYFGTLEGLEGISPSRHLELLPYVLPGASYESSMEETDGVFDAGLDLKYGVTPNLTADLTFNTDFAQVEADQEQVNLTRFDLFFPEQRPFFLEGASIFDVGIPRPSFRRPPPLLLFYSRQIGLAEGRAIPILGGGKMTGKIGPYGIGILNVLTNTFEEEEIGIPEQDMFSEPRTNYSVVRVNRDILAGSTVGGILINKQDADAYNRTAGLDFSYRPTREINIEGLWSRTFEADVSGNSNAFFIGGDWRTNLFRLDTSYTDIGEDFNPEVGYIQRRDVRRFRGGGSYTPWPDKFGIREIQIGPEIDLVLTQANELETQEITFETQFEFETGDDIGFEVKNTTENLDVGFNLQGEEIPEGDYNFTSFQVSGRTSSSRMISGQLQVEFGEFYSGTRRGFSIDATARPNAKLSIEPFIEFNRITLPGEEFDANAFGGRVSYSFSTILFTKLFTQWSTDTDVLSANFLVNYIYRPGSDFYLVFDQSYDTRDGGIKRLGWTVVGKLTYWWHP